The DNA window TCATAGCTTTGTCCTCGTATTTTAGATGTACTTAAAGAGTGTCTCATAAGAAAAGAGCATATTGTTTCCTTCAAAGTTTTTGCCGATGTATCACCTACATGAACAATAGCAATAACTCGCTCATTTACTTTACCTTTTTTGTTAACATACCTCAATGCAACGGCCATTTGTTCATGGTGTGATATGTCTTTGGATTCATCaactaaaatctcaagaaaatctcTATCCAAGTCATCAATTATAGCTTTCACGGTTTCTTGAGCACAAGCACTCACAATatccttttgaatttttgaagaagtcATCATAGCATTTTTTGGAGCATGTTTTAAAATAACATTGTTCAAATCGGGAAGCCTTTTTCTTAGCCATTTCAAAAGACCTAGAAAAAGACCTTTATTTTGGGAAGATTCACTTTCATTGTGACCTCAAAAAGACAATCCGAATTT is part of the Capsicum annuum cultivar UCD-10X-F1 unplaced genomic scaffold, UCD10Xv1.1 ctg27395, whole genome shotgun sequence genome and encodes:
- the LOC124890939 gene encoding uncharacterized protein LOC124890939, coding for MTSSKIQKDIVSACAQETVKAIIDDLDRDFLEILVDESKDISHHEQMAVALRYVNKKGKVNERVIAIVHVGDTSAKTLKETICSFLMRHSLSTSKIRGQSYDGASNMQGEMNGLKALILQETPSAYCIHSLQKNWSNCGG